Part of the Gramella sp. Hel_I_59 genome, GTGTCTTTAAATTCTGGTTTTTGGATTCCTTTCTTTTCCGTGGTTTGTGTTGTGCTCATGATCTGAATTTTAAGGTTATAATAAACTGGCAAACGATGATAATATGTCGCTTCTCAAAGTTATATAGTAGTTATATTATATCCCTGAACTATTCTATCGATATGCTGAACTATTCTGTAATAAACTGATATATCAATAAAAAACACTCCGTAAAATTGTATATTTAATACATCCACTTAGAAAATATTGTCAATAGTTTATTTGTATGGAATTGTCTAACAAGTTTTTTCGTAATCGAAAGTTGCAAAGCCTAGTAGAAAACCAAACCTCTTATACTCTCAATAATGCCGCGTTACATATTTTCGAGACTCATGCTCAAGCTGAAAAGGTAATTCTTGAGTTCGGTCAACCGGTTCTTGCCAGTATGCTAAAAGGTAAAAAGATTATGCATTTAAAAGATAAGCAAGCTTTTGACTTTCTGCCTGGGGAGTCTCTTATCCTCCCGTCACGGGAAGTTATGTGCATAGATTTCCCTGAGGCAAGGTCGAATAAACCTACGCAATGTCTTGCCATGGCTATTTCCGAAGAAAAAATTAAAAGTGTGCTATGCAGAATGAATGAGCAAATGCCTAAGGTTGATAATCTTGAATGGAGTCTTCTGGATTATAATTTCCATTTTACCAACGATCTTGGGATCTACCAGATTTTACAAAGATTGATGTTCTTGTTTACCGAAGAGCATCCTTCCAAAGATCTTTTCGTTGATAATATGCTGGAAGAACTAATTATCCGAATTCTTCAAACAAACTCAAAGAAGATCTATACTGAGAAAAGTCTTGGTTTAGCGACCAGCAACCGGCTAGCGTATGTTGTAACATTTATAAGGTCTAATTTAAGTTCTAATATTTCTATAAGTGATTTGAGCAGGAAGGCTTGTATGAGTGAATCCAATTTCTATCGTGTGTTTAAGAATGAATTAGGAGTTTCACCTATTGATTTTATAAATAACGAGAGAATTAAACTTGCAGTAAGCCTTTTACAAGACAAAAAGAGAAGTATCAAGGAAATATATCGGGAATGTGGTTTTGAGAGCCGCTCGTATTTTAACCGGGTCTTTAAATCAAGAAAAAACATGGCTCCTGGAGATTATCAATCCAGATTACAATTTGACGCTTAGAATTAACTCTTAATATAATCACTGAAATCTTCAAAGAACTCTTCCAGCTTCAACATGTTTTTCCCAAGAAATTCTTTGACGGCAGGCCAGTCCTTCTGACGATGAATATTCACACCTTCCTTCATTACAAATATTCTTGAGATTGTTTTACCTTCAGGTAATTCGTAATCCTTCTCATAATGGATTTCGGGAAGATAAGATTCTTTTAGCACCGTTTTTAAGGATTCCAGTTTTTCGAAATAGTAACTTCTTATAAATTCATCCTGGTCCACGATATCTAGCGACACCATTGCAAATTTTCGAGTAAAGGAAAATTTTAATTGAACCTCCTTCATTTTGGTATTATACAACAGCCATTTATGCGGAAATTCTTTACCGAAACTGGTCCAGAATTCCTGTCTGATCTTTTTTGATTCTTCGTGGGAAAACATTTCAGATAAAATAAGCGAGTAAAACCCCTAATATTATAACTCCCAGTTTAGAAGCATTAAAGGAATGATTTTTTGAGGATTCAAATAGGATCGTAGTAGATACATGAAGAAAAATACCAATAACTACTCCGTTGATCTCATCAGCATATCGGGCAATTTCAGGAATATTGTTTTTAAGCCAGTTTCCAAGGGGCGTCATGGCAGCGAATAAAGCCAGGAATAAAAAAACTTTTGGTTTGCTGAGTTTACTCTGTACCAGGAATACTGATAGAATTGCTGCAACGGGTATTTTGTGGATTACAACACCATGTAGAAGATGATTATCATGATCCATAGGAAAACCTTCAAGCAGAGAATGTATGCTCAAGCTGATAAGGAGTGTAATTGGAAATGCTGCAGAATCTTTATTATGGTGCATGTGACCATGTTCGGCGCCTTTAGACAAAAATTCCAGCACGATCTGCAATAGAAGTCCCAGCATGATGAATACACCAATATCCTCATTTGAAGAACCATAAACTTCTGGAAGTAATTCCAGTACAGTTACTGCCAGAAGATACGCTCCACTAAATGCCAGTAATAATTTAAAACCTGAAGAACTTCCTGGTTTTAAAAATACTGAAATGATATAACCAGCGATGACAGCCAGGATGGGTAACAAGTAAATATATAAGCTTTCCGGCAACTTGAAATTCAATTAGGACAGGAACTGCGGTTTAGACTGAAGTATCCTGTAAATATTATCGTATGGGACAAAATTACTTTATTTTTGTGGTTCTTTAAAGCAGTACTATGGATAACTACAGAATGATCGCCAAGACTTTGTTTGGCTTCGAATCGATATTGGCAAAAGAACTTTTGGATCTTGGTGCAATGGATATCAAGGAGGGTAATCGAATGGTGAGTTTTGTTGGCGATAAAGGCTTTATGTACAAAGCCAATTTATGTCTTCGTACCGCTATTAAAGTTTTGAAGCCATACGAGAGCTTCACCGCAAATTCTGAACAGGAACTTTACGATAATATTAAAAAGCTACCATGGGAGAAATTTTTAGATGTTGAAGGTAGTCTTGCTATAGACTCTGCTGTTCATTCTGAAATATTCACCCATTCGCAGTATGTAGCATTAAAATCCAAGGACGCAATCGTAGACAGATTCAGGGAGAAATTTGGTAAAAGACCAGATGTAGATCTCGATTTTCCAGATCTAAGAATTAACATTCATATCGAGAATAACTTCTGTAATGTATCTTTTGACAGTTCAGGTGATAGTCTTCACAAACGCGGTTATAGAACTGCAACAAATATTGCGCCTATTAACGAAGTGCTGGCCGCGGGAATGTTGCTAATGTCTGGATGGGATGGACAATGTGATTTTCTGGATCCAATGTGCGGTAGTGGAACAATCCCAATCGAGGCTGCTATGATCGCGTGTAATATTCCGCCAAACCTAAACCGAAAGGAATTTGCATTCGAAAAATGGAATGACTGGGATGAAGATCTTTATGAAAAGATTGAAGCTTCAGCAATGAAGAAGGTGCGTGATTTCCATTTCAAGATTAGAGGTTATGATAAAGCTCCTTCCGCAGTAATGAAAGCTAAGGATAACGTAACAAACGCCAATCTGGGCGATTTTATTGAAATTGAACAGAAGAGCTTTTTCGAAAGTGTAAAGCAAAATGAGGGTTATCTTCATATGCTTTTTAATCCACCGTACGGTGAGCGACTTGAGATCGATATTGAAGATTTCTACGGAAAAATAGGGGACACCTTAAAACAAGGATATCCTGGTACCCATGCCTGGTTTATTGCTACTAATTTTGATGCGATAAAAAGTGTTGGGCTAAGAGCTTCCAGAAAGATAAAACTCTATAACGGACCGCTTGAAGGACGTCTTCTGAAATATGTACTTTACGAAGGTTCGAAGAAGAAGAGTAAGCAGGAGGATTAATTCCTGGCTTTTTTGTAGAATGGGATCATGTAACTAATAGAATAGCCAAAACCAGCTCCAAACTCGCTGGCATCATAAGTTCTTCCAAAACCGGGAATCGCAAGATTGTCCAGATTATTTGGTTCACTCTGACTAATTCTTCTCTTGAGCTGTACGTTTGCAGATAAGTATAGATTATTAATGATCTCTACCTTTATACCTACCATAACTTCAGCCCAGCTTGCCGTAAGTCCGGTAGATTCAATTTCTTCAGTATTGGTATTTACACCATAATAATCTGTCGAAGTATAAATGGTATATTCTTCAAGTGTTTGTGAAAAAGTGGCGAAACCATAACGAACACCCACAAAAATGACATTTTGCATATCCAGCCAATTCTCATAGGCATTGTAGTCTCCACCCAGCTTTATATAACTACCATTGGATAGAGTTTGAATATTATCCCCTTCGAAAGTTATTTTTTCATTCCCGAGTTCTGCAGAAACATAAAAATTGTCGTAGAAACGATAGTCTCCAACTAATTCAATTCCGCTATAATTATCATCAAAGACACTTCTTATGGGTTTACTAATATCGACTCCAACCCGAATCCCGTACTTCTCATTATAATTTACGGTATCCTTTGTGCTGGATTGTTCCTGAGCGCTTGAAAGGAGTGAGGTGCAAAATATTAGAATGAAACTAGAAAAATATCGAAACATGGGCATTATTTTGATCGTCAATATTAGTTTCCAGAATCTGTATGTTTTGTATCCAGGATTCTTCACCACCTTCTAAATTCACCTTCAGCCCAACGTAATTAGCTTTGTAAGCGCAGGCGCGATTTAAATATTCCTCCTGGACGGTATAGGAAAAACGTAGAATATCTGTGTTTTGCGCATTTTCCCCGTCTTCCTCTTCATCAGGATCTTCTCCTTCTTCCAGAGCTTCCGCAGTATTTAGTATAAACTCAAGGTTCGTTTCACCAGAATCTGTTCGCAATGGGATCGCAATACTATCCTGTGAATATCTAAAATACGTTAGGGTGCTGCTATTACTTCTAATACTCACAA contains:
- a CDS encoding class I SAM-dependent RNA methyltransferase; protein product: MDNYRMIAKTLFGFESILAKELLDLGAMDIKEGNRMVSFVGDKGFMYKANLCLRTAIKVLKPYESFTANSEQELYDNIKKLPWEKFLDVEGSLAIDSAVHSEIFTHSQYVALKSKDAIVDRFREKFGKRPDVDLDFPDLRINIHIENNFCNVSFDSSGDSLHKRGYRTATNIAPINEVLAAGMLLMSGWDGQCDFLDPMCGSGTIPIEAAMIACNIPPNLNRKEFAFEKWNDWDEDLYEKIEASAMKKVRDFHFKIRGYDKAPSAVMKAKDNVTNANLGDFIEIEQKSFFESVKQNEGYLHMLFNPPYGERLEIDIEDFYGKIGDTLKQGYPGTHAWFIATNFDAIKSVGLRASRKIKLYNGPLEGRLLKYVLYEGSKKKSKQED
- a CDS encoding AraC family transcriptional regulator, which gives rise to MQSLVENQTSYTLNNAALHIFETHAQAEKVILEFGQPVLASMLKGKKIMHLKDKQAFDFLPGESLILPSREVMCIDFPEARSNKPTQCLAMAISEEKIKSVLCRMNEQMPKVDNLEWSLLDYNFHFTNDLGIYQILQRLMFLFTEEHPSKDLFVDNMLEELIIRILQTNSKKIYTEKSLGLATSNRLAYVVTFIRSNLSSNISISDLSRKACMSESNFYRVFKNELGVSPIDFINNERIKLAVSLLQDKKRSIKEIYRECGFESRSYFNRVFKSRKNMAPGDYQSRLQFDA
- a CDS encoding ZIP family metal transporter yields the protein MPESLYIYLLPILAVIAGYIISVFLKPGSSSGFKLLLAFSGAYLLAVTVLELLPEVYGSSNEDIGVFIMLGLLLQIVLEFLSKGAEHGHMHHNKDSAAFPITLLISLSIHSLLEGFPMDHDNHLLHGVVIHKIPVAAILSVFLVQSKLSKPKVFLFLALFAAMTPLGNWLKNNIPEIARYADEINGVVIGIFLHVSTTILFESSKNHSFNASKLGVIILGVLLAYFI
- a CDS encoding DUF6452 family protein, yielding MNTRFLLFGLLTLVFMSGCQRDDICPESADITPFLILRFYDIEDQQLAKAPQNLSIREVGDDTTFVSIRSNSSTLTYFRYSQDSIAIPLRTDSGETNLEFILNTAEALEEGEDPDEEEDGENAQNTDILRFSYTVQEEYLNRACAYKANYVGLKVNLEGGEESWIQNIQILETNIDDQNNAHVSIFF
- a CDS encoding DUF6048 family protein, which gives rise to MFRYFSSFILIFCTSLLSSAQEQSSTKDTVNYNEKYGIRVGVDISKPIRSVFDDNYSGIELVGDYRFYDNFYVSAELGNEKITFEGDNIQTLSNGSYIKLGGDYNAYENWLDMQNVIFVGVRYGFATFSQTLEEYTIYTSTDYYGVNTNTEEIESTGLTASWAEVMVGIKVEIINNLYLSANVQLKRRISQSEPNNLDNLAIPGFGRTYDASEFGAGFGYSISYMIPFYKKARN
- a CDS encoding DUF4268 domain-containing protein, whose translation is MFSHEESKKIRQEFWTSFGKEFPHKWLLYNTKMKEVQLKFSFTRKFAMVSLDIVDQDEFIRSYYFEKLESLKTVLKESYLPEIHYEKDYELPEGKTISRIFVMKEGVNIHRQKDWPAVKEFLGKNMLKLEEFFEDFSDYIKS